Proteins encoded by one window of Panicum virgatum strain AP13 chromosome 7N, P.virgatum_v5, whole genome shotgun sequence:
- the LOC120682377 gene encoding cuticle collagen 1-like yields MAREGRVISLGLVLPALLLLLCSTRCEARAISRRLQGRSSNSLLSALFKLNFIRTVEPARLRPPPTAAADAESLAAGDTNAPFCVNPPDAPPSSTSAPPFVSTPFTPSLPDQPPPLPPITPVPPSFEPSPPNSGAPGGGESGGQGQGGGQGQGGQSGGQGQGGQGGQGQEGPPASTAPSTPPQIGPGAPFGSAPPSPIVVVPSPPEFGPGPGSGSGGGSGGGGGGGGGGGGPFQPPIIYPPPLAPPLPPGAGQTLWCVAKPTVPDPIIQEAMDYACGSGAECDSIQPSGACYHPNTVLAHASFAFNSYWQQTKGTWGTCDFGGTATIVTRDPSYEKCKFDLL; encoded by the exons ATGGCGCGCGAGGGCAGAGTGATCAGTCTCGGGTTGGTACTGCCGGCGTTGCTGCTCCTGCTCTGCTCCACTCGGTGTG AAGCGAGAGCCATCAGCAGGCGGCTGCAGGGCAGGAGCAGCAACTCGCTGCTGAGCGCGCTCTTCAAGCTCAATTTCATCCGGACGGTGGAGCCAGCGCGCCTAcgcccgcctccgaccgccgccgccgacgccgagagcctcgccgccggcgacaccaACGCGCCGTTCTGCGTCAACCCGCCggacgcgccgccgtcgtcgacaTCGGCGCCTCCCTTCGTCTCGACGCCGTTCACCCCGTCCTTGCCGGACCaacccccgccgctgccgccgatcACCCCTGTGCCGCCGTCCTTCGAGCCCAGCCCGCCGAACAGCGGCGCACCAGGCGGAGGCGAGAGTGGAGGTCAAGGCCAGGGCGGAGGTCAAGGCCAGGGTGGCCAGAGTGGAGGTCAAGGCCAGGGCGGCCAGGGGGGTCAAGGTCAGGAAGGCCCACCGGCTTCCACGGCGCCGAGCACGCCGCCGCAGATCGGCCCGGGCGCGCCGTTCGGGtcggcgccgccgagccccaTCGTCGTGGTGCCGAGCCCGCCGGAATTCGGCCCCGGTCCCGGCTCAGGCTCCGGCGGTGGctcgggtggtggtggtggtggcggcggtggcggcggcggcccattCCAGCCGCCGATAATCTACCCGCCTCCGCtggccccgccgctgccgccgggggCCGGGCAGACGCTGTGGTGCGTGGCGAAGCCGACGGTGCCGGACCCGATCATCCAGGAGGCCATGGACTACGCCTGCGGCTCCGGCGCCGAGTGCGACTCCATCCAGCCCAGCGGCGCGTGCTACCACCCCAACACCGTGCTCGCGCACGCATCCTTCGCCTTCAACAGCTACTGGCAACAGACCAAGGGCACGTGGGGCACCTGCGATTTCGGCGGCACCGCTACCATTGTCACCAGAGACCCAA gctatgagaagTGCAAATTCGACCTTCTATAA